The following are from one region of the Salvelinus fontinalis isolate EN_2023a unplaced genomic scaffold, ASM2944872v1 scaffold_0031, whole genome shotgun sequence genome:
- the LOC129842298 gene encoding neurogenic differentiation factor 6-B-like — protein sequence MLTLPYEEPDMTYEPRFGANYPLGSLPDLEQDPIHSLNVTSNPERECEEEPDPIHSLDVTSDPEEGDISEREDEEEEKEDDNQQDENGLPRKRGPRRKKSTKGRQERVKVRRHEANARERSRMHGLNDALESLRKVVPCYSKTQKLSKIETLRLAKNYIWALSETLSAGKKPDLLGFVQTLCKGLSQPTTNLVAGCLQLKARSFLTDHNGEVTYPSSTAHYDNMYPYPGVDLGTAPGQGCSTLDSAKPSYHSRHYSYGGQYEPYYDHTSPEGGREGHVGGQISPPLNFNGIFSLKHDEPEEYGKSGHYGMRYSSVPGHGSLGSPSMYRVSPEGRLHYELHLRSAGQSYKAGTQSQQAELQGWDSEPAGRATRLGLRASRQSYQAGTQSQ from the coding sequence ATGTTGACTTTACCGTATGAAGAACCAGATATGACGTATGAGCCCCGGTTTGGAGCCAACTACCCCCTTGGGAGCTTACCGGACCTGGAGCAAGACCCGATACACAGCCTGAACGTCACGTCGAACCCGGAGAGAGAGTGCGAGGAGGAGCCAGACCCAATACACAGCCTGGACGTCACGTCGGACCCAGAGGAGGGTGACATCTCAGAAAGAGAGGACgaggaagaagagaaagaggacGACAACCAGCAGGATGAAAACGGCCTCCCCAGAAAGAGAGGACCACGGAGAAAGAAGTCGACTAAaggtagacaggagagggtcaAGGTGCGCCGTCATGAGGCAAACGCCCGCGAGCGCAGCAGGATGCACGGTCTGAACGATGCGTTAGAGAGCCTCCGAAAGGTGGTGCCCTGCTACTCCAAGACCCAGAAGCTCTCCAAGATAGAGACTCTGCGCCTGGCGAAGAACTACATCTGGGCCCTGTCGGAGACTCTGTCTGCGGGCAAAAAGCCAGACCTTCTGGGGTTCGTTCAAACTCTGTGTAAGGGCCTGTCCCAGCCCACGACCAACCTGGTGGCTGGCTGTCTCCAGCTGAAAGCCAGGTCCTTCCTCACGGACCACAACGGAGAGGTGACGTACCCCAGTAGTACGGCCCACTACGACAACATGTACCCCTACCCCGGGGTAGATCTGGGCACGGCCCCTGGACAAGGCTGCAGCACCCTGGACAGCGCCAAGCCATCCTACCACAGCCGGCACTACAGCTACGGTGGCCAGTACGAGCCGTACTACGACCACACGTCTcctgagggaggaagggagggacacGTAGGCGGACAGATCAGCCCTCCTCTGAACTTTAACGGGATATTCTCTCTGAAACACGACGAACCGGAGGAGTACGGAAAGAGCGGCCACTATGGGATGAGATACAGTTCTGTGCCCGGTCACGGCTCCCTCGGCTCGCCATCCATGTACCGGGTCTCGCCAGAGGGCCGGTTACACTATGAATTACACCTTCGGTCCGCCGGGCAGAGCTACAAGGCTGGGACTCAGAGCCAGCAGGCAGAGCTACAAGGCTGGGACTCAGAGCCAGCAGGCAGAGCTACCAGGCTGGGACTCAGAGCCAGCAGGCAGAGCTACCAGGCTGGGACTCAGAGCCAGTAG